The sequence GATGGAGTTCTTTGATGATCCAAAAAACTGGGGCCAGAAAAATGTCAAAGTTGGACGCTCCTGGAAGCTGGATGAACTGAGAATTAAGAGCAATGAGGATCTTCACAAACTCTGGTATCTAATTTCGATTATTCTCTCAACTCCACAATCTAATTGTTCAGTAACAATTCAGGTACATTCTACTCAAAGAGAGGAATATGCTCATGACTATGGAGCATGCACACGCACAAGAGTgggaattgtttccaaatccTGAGAGAGTTGATAAAGTGGAAGACAGTATGGAGAATCTGGAGAGAGTCGTGAGGGAAAGAAATCAGGCATATCATTATCTAGAGACTGGAGTACATGGAGAGAGGCCCGTGAAAACTGTTAATGATGAACTAGgtaattttttcgtgtttctcTATACGTTAATTTGACGGTACCACGAAGTTAGTTTTTTTCATCGCAATTCCCTTCTAAATTTCGTAGATGTTAAAAGAGCAGGTGTGAATCGTACCTGATGTAAAAACGTTGTTAAATCTACTTTTTTATTgatcaaatataattttttaactctAGGTTTGAGACGCTGGTACCAGCTCCGTCAGCATGCAATCCCAAAATGGTTGAACTCCAGTTACCGgaataaatacaaattttcCTACGGGGGTTACGCAGTGGCGAAATTCCTCAGGAAATTCCGGGAGAAGATTTGGATATGCAAACGCAGAGAGCGAAAGTCAGTATTTCCAGTTCACTCAAGGATGTTCGACACAATTACACCGATAAcccacatttttcaattttttctgggAACTTAACAATTGCATTTCCACGGAAAAATCAAAAGAatatacaaaatattttttttcacgtcaatCCCATCGTAAATTcgtcagaaaaatttttaaaaagccGCAATTCTTGCCCAAGAAGTGTAGAACATCCTCAACCTCCTCAACTCTCACCCAATTCCATTCATTAACATCCCCAAAAACACGATTATTCTTGCAGCCACCGACGAGCTATCGTGCGAAAGATATTCCGAAGATTTCCGAATGTGGATGTTGAGGCAGTTCGAGAGCAGTATCCGGACGTGGACGTCGACAAGGCCATGAAATGCAGACGATCAGCATCTCACTACGTACCCCTGGAGTCTGACGGTCTGCCTCAGTAACTCCCTTTCTTATCCCTCGTCGATcgcttaaaaattaaattccattcTGGACAGAAGCAGCTGAATCCAAATCATCAAATAAATGTCAAAAAACCACCATTCAATGCTCCacagtgtaaataaaaatttcaagataaaattgcattttattCACCTGACtagcttgtacaatttattttgGTAACTATTTCACGTGATGTGATTATATCATTAAACTCAATTCTTCAATGAACCCTTTGGCTGCCGAAAATTGTGTTTTTATTGGCGTGAAAACGATAACACTCCAATGGCCAACTATTATAGAGCCGGAGTGGTCGTTCACACCAATTACTTTGTTCAAAacaaacgagaaaaaaaaatagtaaacaaaaaaatccgagCTTCAGCTGGAAATACACGTATGTCCACACAATTCATATAAATCACAATTGATCCAATATTTTAAATACCATAAAGTAATAACTTTTACGTGTAAATGGACTTTTTGTTTTCCATCACTACGCACTAACGCCTCTATCACAATTTTGCAACAGCTGCATTTTACCATTAATTTTCGTATCTCTTATTCACTGACTATTCACAAATTAATAACTGCTCTCATTGACCTAACaccggaataaaaaataattgatgtaaaaaatataatgtagACCTagtattaaaataatataactgaacaaaattattgatgagCAACGCAAGCATAACACTTCGcttcaataataattcatgaataCACGACACATATTGAAgcaccacaatttttttttacaatatatAATTTATCGTTAGACGCAATGATATTCATAGAAAAAGTGCACTCACTTCTCTGTGAATTTAActgtattaaaaaatactaGAATAAACTTATTCACCATACCATGAAATAATCTAATTTctgtaatgaaaattaaccGACGAATTGTTTCACAATAACTGGTATAGCCCTTCGAATGATATAACACGATCAGATGCTATGCAATTTCATTAATATCTCGACACACTCTCTATTATGCTGATTATTGTAGACATCCATACAGTTATAATTCCCCCCTCAAATATCCaatggaaaatttccattGTTCAACAGTCTTTCCATCGTAAATTAACTTAATCACGTTTATAAATTctgtgagaaaaaaagaatgaaatttaagagtacgaatatatattaatattgcCCCCTGACTTAATATTCTTTATTCTTTCATCTTTCTACCACTCCTTCTACCGGCTTGAGTAAATAATATTCTCCGTAATCTCGGGgcttcatatatttttatttcactttaaaTCCCCTCTGCAAATGACTATATATTGCACCAGTTTCGcattcaaatatatatatatctacgTCGTAACTATGAGATCAGAAGAGTCCCAGTATTTTCTCCCTCTTTTAActccaaaataaattaatttcgtttTTAAATCGCGATTGTTAGAAATAAAGAGAATTAAGccactcattattttttatatgattGGGAATGAGCTCCACTGATATGCTAACGCGTGTGGAGAGAGTCCGGGGCCCTCCACAATCTCGATAAATCATATAGCGCTTACTGGATTTTAATGGTTAATTTATTGCTGGAGCGATTGTGGTAATTCAATCGAATCAATCGTGCGATACTGGCAATAAGTGTTTCCAGGCGTGCTCGAGATCTTTACTTGCATCTGAGCATCTTCGGTGGAGTTTGTTCTCCGGTGGAAGAGTTACCATGGGAAATTCACCCTGTgggttaataaaaattcatctcgaGTTTTTACTCCAGTAGATTAACTTAATGCTGTCATATTAGCGCACATTGCTGCAAATGAAAAGGAAATAGGGCGtttttccttggtcatttgcaATGCTGGGgatgatttataattttaggAAGTGGGGAATGAAATCTCGAGTGTCATTGATAGAGGAAataactgttatttttttggggaggagaacgcgaaaaaaataatggagattGAAAACTTACTTGAATTATTCCAcagaaattatgaaattttgatttaatcccgcgtaatcattaaaaaataatttttcaattattaaattccaCAGAAAACGGTCTTCAACATTTCCGAAATCTGTGAATATcgtccaaaaataaaaaatacacgaaatttcatgaaataaatcttCAAACGTGTCTcgattggaaaaaattactctAATTAACTAACAAATAGATATAAATATTACTCACCAAATTCGCGTCAGCCCAAAGTGTTTCTAAAACCTCTCGAAAGGCGCAAAGTTCCGTGTAATTCGTAAAATAAATCACCCAATCACCGCTGCTCTCATGCACCTCCCGACAAGCAAattcctttaaaaaaaaatgagaaaccaCTAACTAATGATATTCTACGTGCCTATAAATCGAGCACAACCGTCCAAAATCCCATCATCAGCCCCCATCAACGTATCGTCCCCGTTTGTCCCCTGAAAACCATCAATATAATCCCCAAATAAATCCACTCACCAAAATACACCAGGACTGTTGGGCCAGTGGTACCCTAAAAGCTGTAAGATCCTCAACACAAGCACACGACAGTGTCTGTCCCCTCTGTACCCCGGGGAACACCTCCTTCATAGCAACAAGATGATTCGTCGTGGCGATGAGGCTACATGGCATGGGGCTGCTAATCTCATTGGTGTCAAAAAGTCCCGAGGCACTCTGGACAAAGCTCTGGAGCCACTCACTGGCAACATATTCATCAGGTGCAGCAAACTGAAAGGACTTATTAGGTTTGAGTAGTATTTCAAACGTATGAGGCCTGTGTGAATTTGGAATACGTCTGCAACCCTGACACAATCCACCCTTGAGTGGTATAGCACGTTTGGGTAATCTCTGACACGAATCAGTGAACATGTAAACAACACCACCTTTGAGAACAAAATATCCCGCCTCCCAGGCATTGGTTGGTGCATTAGGATGTGCCTGATACGAATGTGGTCTGAACATAAGATCTCCCTCTTTGGTTGGACCACATGGTGTGCTCGGTGGTGATATATGATCGTCCTCCATGTAAATTAAACTgtaatgttcaattttttcatcacaatgTACAGCTGTTTCAGTTAATATCGAGTGCCTCAGGGTGTGCATATCATCGTAATTCAATTCCTTGACAGCTGGTAAACGTGGCTTAGAGGGTGACCTTCTCATTGCCATTTCCAAATGTGATATCAGTTCAGATGTCGTCTGTGAACTGCCTGTTGAGAACAAATACTGCATCTCGTAATCGGCATTTGATATCAATATCGTTTGTGCATTAGGTCCGATCATAATAACATCAAGTTCGTTGTAGGGTATGACAAACTGATTGCTGTAGCTGTTGTCACCCTTTGTACCAGTCAAGTACAGAGTTTTGTCGGTCAAGAGGGCGAGCATTGGTTTACTGTCGCCATTATTCATGTACGAGCTACGAATTTTGTAGACTTTGTACAATTCTTCAGTTTTATCTCTGTAAATGTGACGTTTGAATACTTCACGAAGTTTTAGACTGATTTTTTCACCACTGAAATCCTGTTTCTCAGCGACAATATTGTCCTGTATTTCCTTTTCCAAATTGTCGTTAAAATCTTTGAATGTATCGTAATCGGCCTTCGCACCTTTGATGTAGAGTGTACTAGGCTTCAGCGATTTTTTGCTCTTTTTTATCTCAAATTTACGTTCTGTTATCgatcgtaaaaatcgactCAGTAATGATGTACTCGAGGTAGCGGGACGCATTGTTGATATTCCCAATCTGCCACTGTCACTTGGCAGTACAGACGTCACGTTTCGCTTCTTCAGGGGCGATGCCAAGTGACGAGAGCCTCGACGTTCCTCAAGATCAGTCGATGTTGTCATGCTGTCGACGTCAGACCAATCACTCGAGCTGTATTTCGAGTTTCGTGGTGGTGTTGGGCTCTCGACATCCACTGGAGGATCTTCAATAATGTAACCACATTTTTTCTCGACAATGTACGCCTCCTGTGCCTCATTCTCCTCAAGTTCAATCTCCATTTTgggtttgaaattttttccaggATCCTCCTGTCCCTCTGGCACTCCTCGTTCTGACATCGACGGTCCGCACGTGCACCGAGAGTTCTTCTGACAGATGGCACGATCGCAGATCTTCCCCAGTGATTTACAACCATAATCACTGTCCAGGACACTCCCCGAGGACGACGAGTAGTA comes from Diachasmimorpha longicaudata isolate KC_UGA_2023 chromosome 12, iyDiaLong2, whole genome shotgun sequence and encodes:
- the LOC135168197 gene encoding pleckstrin homology domain-containing family M member 2, translating into MHRPPSCGSATPSRQDVPVVPSNSCKLTNLLGKLSLFRGYQHVNMKEIMPSREDMDMCTDKVLSKGRILQELTKAVKLVYAQSLHGSVVLDGDSWLVYWLDRALRHGLRVERHGYWGTVRELSHQDTIVVIHALQSVLTSIGKGRAWLYHTLSEGSFESYLACFLRDTVTLKKQYFPHALVRDADKTHQLINLLAGLENVSFTLQLDVTYLDICNYMPQRPMSGSPSGTALSLHLRSSSVTSSLASPGDSGVALDSDIEGANETDASSYKEEDYSINNIPKYRTPKYKSIMSCPQDNKNLDRSFSSSDSSEDGKTPVHSPSLKSKFQHSGMTKSDIANQNITTKMDDNELNCSSLDTLKDYNIYSKSLEESRLDKVNNDIENSSKDYTKRSSYYADGYSFKKTVDSRNSYVINNDTNLLELSMTISDCDCCTETPYSILNTINMTDTSILSSSGSEAVVQRRQRKKKRGETKKRVSFHEDIFKTMKLDDDENFADFSVSFVSPNSVQKRDAQRGRYSWCGNGDSPYIEKTSSTRKVNSDYYSSSSGSVLDSDYGCKSLGKICDRAICQKNSRCTCGPSMSERGVPEGQEDPGKNFKPKMEIELEENEAQEAYIVEKKCGYIIEDPPVDVESPTPPRNSKYSSSDWSDVDSMTTSTDLEERRGSRHLASPLKKRNVTSVLPSDSGRLGISTMRPATSSTSLLSRFLRSITERKFEIKKSKKSLKPSTLYIKGAKADYDTFKDFNDNLEKEIQDNIVAEKQDFSGEKISLKLREVFKRHIYRDKTEELYKVYKIRSSYMNNGDSKPMLALLTDKTLYLTGTKGDNSYSNQFVIPYNELDVIMIGPNAQTILISNADYEMQYLFSTGSSQTTSELISHLEMAMRRSPSKPRLPAVKELNYDDMHTLRHSILTETAVHCDEKIEHYSLIYMEDDHISPPSTPCGPTKEGDLMFRPHSYQAHPNAPTNAWEAGYFVLKGGVVYMFTDSCQRLPKRAIPLKGGLCQGCRRIPNSHRPHTFEILLKPNKSFQFAAPDEYVASEWLQSFVQSASGLFDTNEISSPMPCSLIATTNHLVAMKEVFPGVQRGQTLSCACVEDLTAFRVPLAQQSWCILEFACREVHESSGDWVIYFTNYTELCAFREVLETLWADANLGEFPMVTLPPENKLHRRCSDASKDLEHAWKHLLPVSHD
- the LOC135168214 gene encoding large ribosomal subunit protein uL29m — its product is MAALVKAVRLSGAVKNVSMFFNNCSVSVLSNTVIPTTSFIPSICLQNSYSTKPPPHPLMEFFDDPKNWGQKNVKVGRSWKLDELRIKSNEDLHKLWYILLKERNMLMTMEHAHAQEWELFPNPERVDKVEDSMENLERVVRERNQAYHYLETGVHGERPVKTVNDELGLRRWYQLRQHAIPKWLNSSYRNKYKFSYGGYAVAKFLRKFREKIWICKRRERNHRRAIVRKIFRRFPNVDVEAVREQYPDVDVDKAMKCRRSASHYVPLESDGLPQ